A genomic segment from Acipenser ruthenus chromosome 5, fAciRut3.2 maternal haplotype, whole genome shotgun sequence encodes:
- the LOC117403105 gene encoding proton-coupled zinc antiporter SLC30A1-like — protein sequence MAFEPDRVRLLCMMSLTFGFFIVEVVVSRLTSSLAMLSDSFHMLSDVIALVVAFVAVRFAEKTQSTSKNTFGWIRAEVMGALVNAVFLTALCFTIILEAIERFTEPQEIENPLMVIGVGAGGLLVNLFGLCMFHGHAGGGHGHSHGGGHGHSHGNKKNKRNKICKSETPSGNGSSGEETNNLVGNCNSPNIIHSDRPERHDLLQENRLDSHINSNTHYDELDHTDESASQLNMRGVFLHVLGDALGSVIVVLNAIIFTLVWQPCREGEPCVKPCVDSHCIDHNMLVSALRNSTQAVTSAGPCWVLYLDPTLCIIMVCILLYTTYPLLKESALILLQTVPKQIDMQRLNEKLRSVEGILAVHELHIWQLAGSRIIATAHIKCHDPTSYMDVAKRIKDFFHNEGIHATTIQPEFVTVNSESPISLCELSCRTQCAPKLCCGNGDKPEKKATDKAMGLPISCLEVIVESPEHRGREQPPVEVEIQVGARSDGEVVQREVESSL from the exons ATGGCTTTTGAGCCTGACAGGGTACGGCTGCTATGTATGATGTCACTGACATTCGGATTTTTCATTGTAGAGGTTGTGGTCAGTCGTTTAACCTCTTCTTTGGCTATGCTTTCGGACTCTTTTCATATGCTGTCAGATGTAATAGCTTTAGTAGTGGCTTTTGTCGCTGTTCGTTTTGCTGAGAAAACACAGTCTACCAGCAAAAACACCTTCGGGTGGATTCGTGCCGAAGTGATGGGTGCCCTGGTGAACGCTGTGTTCTTGACTGCGCTCTGTTTCACCATCATACTGGAAGCTATCGAGCGTTTCACGGAGCCGCAAGAAATTGAGAACCCGCTGATGGTTATCGGGGTGGGCGCTGGGGGTCTCCTGGTCAACCTGTTTGGTCTCTGTATGTTTCATGGACACGCAGGGGGCGGACACGGACACTCGCACGGTGGTGGTCATGGACACTCTCACggaaataagaaaaacaaaagaaacaaaatatgcAAGTCCGAAACCCCGTCAGGGAACGGGTCGTCTGGCGAGGAGACCAATAACCTGGTAGGAAACTGCAACAGCCCCAATATAATTCATTCTGACAGACCTGAAAGACATG ATCTGCTGCAAGAAAACAGGTTGGATAGCCACATCAACAGCAACACTCACTACGATGAACTGGATCACACTGACGAGTCAGCATCGCAGCTCAACATGCGTGGCGTCTTCCTGCACGTCCTGGGGGATGCCCTTGGTTCAGTCATTGTGGTGTTGAATGCCATCATCTTCACTTTAGTGTGGCAGCCCTGTCGTGAAGGAGAGCCATGTGTCAAACCATGTGTGGACAGCCACTGCATAGACCACAATATGCTGGTGAGCGCGCTGAGGAACAGCACCCAGGCCGTTACCAGTGCAGGGCCCTGCTGGGTCCTCTACTTGGATCCCACTCTCTGCATCATTATGGTGTGTATTCTGCTGTACACCACATACCCACTTCTGAAAGAGTCAGCCCTCATCCTGCTTCAGACAGTGCCCAAGCAGATCGACATGCAGCGACTGAATGAAAAGCTGCGCAGCGTGGAGGGCATACTGGCTGTCCATGAGCTGCACATCTGGCAGCTGGCGGGTAGTCGCATCATTGCTACAGCCCACATCAAGTGCCATGACCCCACATCCTACATGGATGTGGCCAAGCGCATCAAGGATTTTTTCCACAATGAGGGCATACATGCCACCACCATCCAGCCAGAGTTTGTCACAGTCAACTCGGAATCCCCTATCTCTCTATGCGAGCTCTCCTGCCGGACCCAGTGCGCCCCCAAGCTGTGCTGTGGCAATGGAGACAAGCCTGAGAAAAAGGCCACGGACAAGGCCATGGGACTGCCCATCTCCTGCCTGGAGGTCATCGTAGAGTCTCCAGAGCACAGGGGCAGGGAACAGCCTCCTGTTGAGGTTGAAATCCAAGTGGGTGCAAGGTCAGATGGAGAGGTAGTCCAGAGAGAGGTAGAGTCATCTTTGTAA